In Haloarchaeobius litoreus, the following are encoded in one genomic region:
- a CDS encoding acyl-CoA dehydrogenase family protein: protein MDFTLPDEHRMIREEVRRFCDEEIEPIAQEIEDEHRFPEEIFDQLAELDVMGVPISEEYGGLGGDTLMYAVVAEELGRVSGSVALSYVAHTSLASKPLELFGTEAQKERWLQPLASGEYLGGWALTEPSSGSDASDMDTTAEKDGDEWVLNGTKQFITNASEAGSVLVKAVTDPGEGYGGISTFIVDPEEDDGFEVTTLWDKMGLNASPTCEIKLTDVRLPEDRMLGDRGDGWEQTKKTLDGGRISIAAISTGLAQGAYEAAREYSKEREQFGQPISKFDAIRDKVVDMDRKIERARLLTHKSAWQYDQGQSVTKSSSLAKLDASEAAREVAEDAVQVLGGYGYTEDFSPQRFYRDAKLMEIGEGTSEIQHLVIGRELGL, encoded by the coding sequence ATGGACTTCACGCTGCCGGACGAGCACCGGATGATCCGCGAGGAGGTGCGGCGCTTCTGCGACGAGGAGATCGAGCCCATCGCACAGGAGATCGAGGACGAGCACCGCTTCCCCGAGGAGATCTTCGACCAGCTCGCCGAGCTCGACGTGATGGGCGTGCCCATCTCCGAGGAGTACGGCGGTCTCGGCGGCGACACGCTGATGTACGCCGTCGTCGCCGAGGAGCTGGGCCGGGTCTCGGGGTCGGTCGCGCTCTCGTACGTCGCACACACCTCGCTGGCCTCGAAGCCCCTCGAACTGTTCGGCACCGAGGCACAGAAGGAACGCTGGCTCCAGCCGCTCGCTTCGGGCGAGTACCTCGGCGGCTGGGCGCTCACCGAGCCGAGCAGCGGCTCCGACGCCTCCGACATGGACACGACCGCCGAGAAGGACGGCGACGAGTGGGTGCTCAACGGCACCAAGCAGTTCATCACGAACGCGAGCGAGGCCGGCAGCGTCCTCGTCAAGGCCGTCACCGACCCCGGCGAGGGCTACGGTGGCATCTCGACGTTCATCGTCGACCCGGAGGAGGACGACGGTTTCGAGGTCACCACGCTCTGGGACAAGATGGGTCTGAACGCCTCTCCGACCTGTGAGATCAAGCTCACCGACGTGCGCCTGCCCGAGGACCGGATGCTCGGCGACCGTGGCGACGGCTGGGAGCAGACGAAGAAGACGCTCGACGGTGGCCGCATCTCCATCGCCGCCATCTCGACCGGGCTCGCACAGGGCGCGTACGAGGCCGCCAGGGAGTACTCCAAGGAGCGCGAGCAGTTCGGCCAGCCCATCTCGAAGTTCGACGCCATCCGCGACAAGGTCGTCGACATGGACCGCAAGATAGAGCGCGCCCGGCTGCTCACCCACAAGTCGGCCTGGCAGTACGACCAGGGCCAGTCCGTCACGAAGTCCTCCTCGCTGGCGAAGCTCGACGCCAGCGAGGCCGCCCGGGAGGTCGCGGAGGACGCGGTGCAGGTGCTCGGCGGCTACGGCTACACCGAGGACTTCTCCCCGCAGCGGTTCTACCGCGACGCGAAGCTCATGGAGATCGGCGAGGGAACCAGCGAGATACAGCACCTCGTCATCGGCCGCGAACTCGGCCTCTAG
- a CDS encoding GNAT family N-acetyltransferase: MDDLVIRRFTIPDTDPVWRVHDRALRASAMDYDPEYNRYLRHLEREFFEPGGWFTVVEAADSSVATTTRDHADEPPVVAIGGFQPLAYVREDSANPPSWLPADETETCRVRSVAVAPDLQGEGIGTALLARLEQRAVERGFEYTVLQTDTAMDQACRFYERRGYASLAETDGERWYGKRLD, from the coding sequence ATGGACGACCTCGTGATTCGTCGGTTCACCATCCCCGACACCGACCCCGTCTGGCGCGTCCACGACCGGGCGCTCCGTGCGTCCGCGATGGACTACGACCCCGAGTACAACCGCTACCTCCGCCACCTCGAACGCGAGTTCTTCGAACCGGGCGGCTGGTTCACCGTCGTCGAGGCCGCCGACTCGTCGGTGGCGACGACCACACGGGACCACGCCGACGAGCCGCCCGTCGTCGCCATCGGTGGGTTCCAGCCGCTCGCGTACGTGCGCGAGGACTCCGCGAACCCGCCCTCGTGGCTCCCCGCCGACGAGACGGAGACGTGCAGAGTCCGGAGCGTCGCGGTCGCGCCCGACCTGCAGGGCGAGGGCATCGGCACCGCGCTGCTGGCCCGGCTCGAACAGCGGGCAGTCGAACGTGGGTTCGAGTACACCGTCCTCCAGACGGACACGGCGATGGACCAGGCGTGTCGGTTCTACGAGCGCCGTGGCTACGCGTCGCTGGCCGAGACTGACGGGGAACGCTGGTACGGAAAACGGCTCGACTGA
- the gdhB gene encoding glutamate dehydrogenase GdhB: protein MSTATPAEDETEQHEESALETARRQLAGAAELVDIDEGVIERLNHPDRVQRVSIPLKRDDGTTEVYTGYRAQHDSVRGPFKGGLRYHPGVSEQECIGLSMWMTWKCAVMDLPFGGAKGGIVVDPKTLSDEEKERLTRRFAQELRDVIGPKHDIPAPDMGTGPQEMAWFMDAYSMQEGETTPGVVTGKPPVIGGSYGREGAPGRSVGIIAEQAIDYYGWDVDETTVAVQGFGSVGAYAARYLDDLGATVVAVSDVDGAIYDPDGLDTRDVEDHDERPGMVSGYDAPQTLANEELLELDVDVLIPAAVGNVLTADNADDVQASMIVEGANGPTTSAADAVFEARDIPVLPDILANAGGVTVSYFEWLQDINRRQWSLDRVNEELRTEMLKAWDAVRDQVDERDLTWRDATYAVALERVGEAHGARGLWP, encoded by the coding sequence ATGTCAACAGCCACACCAGCCGAAGACGAGACGGAACAGCACGAGGAGAGCGCACTCGAGACCGCCCGACGACAGCTCGCCGGCGCGGCCGAACTGGTCGACATCGACGAGGGCGTCATCGAACGCCTGAACCACCCCGACCGCGTCCAGCGGGTGTCCATCCCGCTCAAGCGCGACGACGGCACGACCGAGGTGTACACCGGCTACCGCGCCCAGCACGACAGCGTGCGCGGCCCGTTCAAGGGCGGCCTCCGCTACCACCCCGGCGTCTCCGAGCAGGAGTGCATCGGGCTGTCGATGTGGATGACCTGGAAGTGCGCCGTGATGGACCTCCCGTTCGGCGGTGCCAAAGGCGGCATCGTCGTCGACCCCAAGACCCTCAGCGACGAGGAGAAGGAGCGGCTCACCCGCCGCTTCGCACAGGAGCTGCGCGACGTCATCGGACCGAAGCACGACATCCCTGCCCCCGACATGGGCACCGGCCCGCAGGAGATGGCGTGGTTCATGGACGCGTACTCGATGCAGGAGGGCGAGACGACGCCCGGCGTCGTCACCGGCAAGCCGCCGGTCATCGGCGGCTCCTACGGGCGCGAGGGCGCACCCGGCCGCTCGGTCGGCATCATCGCCGAGCAGGCCATCGACTACTACGGCTGGGACGTCGACGAGACGACCGTCGCCGTGCAGGGCTTCGGCTCCGTCGGCGCGTACGCCGCCCGCTACCTCGACGATCTCGGCGCGACCGTCGTCGCCGTCAGCGACGTGGACGGTGCCATCTACGACCCCGACGGCCTCGACACCCGCGACGTGGAGGACCACGACGAGCGGCCCGGCATGGTGTCGGGCTACGACGCCCCGCAGACGCTCGCGAACGAGGAGCTGCTCGAACTCGACGTGGACGTGCTCATCCCCGCCGCGGTCGGGAACGTGCTCACCGCCGACAACGCCGACGACGTGCAGGCGAGCATGATCGTCGAGGGCGCGAACGGTCCGACGACGTCCGCCGCCGACGCCGTCTTCGAGGCGCGCGACATCCCCGTCCTGCCCGACATCCTCGCGAACGCGGGCGGCGTCACCGTCTCCTACTTCGAGTGGCTACAGGACATCAACCGACGGCAGTGGTCGCTCGACCGCGTCAACGAGGAGCTGCGCACCGAGATGCTGAAGGCCTGGGACGCGGTCCGCGACCAGGTCGACGAGCGCGACCTCACCTGGCGCGACGCGACCTACGCGGTCGCGCTGGAGCGCGTCGGCGAGGCCCACGGGGCACGCGGGCTCTGGCCGTAG
- a CDS encoding Glu/Leu/Phe/Val family dehydrogenase, with product MTDEANPFESLQEQVDDAAAYLDVRDDVIERLKHPERVLETNLSVDMDDGSIGRFKAFRSQFNGDRGPYKGGIRYHPGVTRDEVKALSGWMVYKCATVGIPYGGGKGGIVIDPSEHSAEELERVTRSFAKELRPIVGEDKDIPAPDVNTGQREMNWIKDTYETLEDKTEPGVVTGKAIESGGSEGRVEATGRSTMLAAREVFDYLDRDISEATVAVQGYGNAGWIAAKLVDELGADVVAVSDSSGAVHKADGFDPVAIKDFKRETGSVSGYEDADEEFTNEDLLTMDVDLLIPAALENAIDEELARDVQADIIVEAANGPLTPDADDVLTESDVWVVPDILANAGGVTVSYFEWVQNRQRFYWSEERVNDELETIIVDAFDRLTEAHESFDTPNLRTACYVNAIQRVVDAYLDSGNWP from the coding sequence ATGACAGACGAGGCCAATCCATTCGAGAGTCTCCAGGAGCAGGTCGACGACGCAGCCGCGTACCTCGACGTCCGGGACGACGTGATCGAGCGGCTGAAACACCCAGAACGAGTGCTCGAGACGAACCTCTCCGTCGACATGGACGACGGGAGCATCGGTCGCTTCAAGGCGTTCCGGTCGCAGTTCAACGGCGACCGCGGCCCGTACAAGGGCGGCATCCGCTACCACCCAGGTGTCACCCGTGACGAGGTCAAGGCGCTCTCGGGCTGGATGGTCTACAAGTGCGCCACCGTCGGCATCCCCTACGGCGGGGGCAAGGGCGGCATCGTCATCGACCCGTCCGAGCACTCCGCGGAAGAGCTCGAGCGTGTCACCCGGTCGTTCGCGAAGGAGCTCCGCCCGATCGTCGGCGAGGACAAGGACATCCCCGCGCCCGACGTGAACACGGGCCAGCGCGAGATGAACTGGATCAAGGACACATACGAGACACTGGAGGACAAGACCGAACCCGGCGTCGTCACGGGCAAGGCCATCGAGTCCGGCGGCAGCGAGGGTCGCGTCGAGGCGACCGGCCGCTCCACGATGCTCGCCGCCCGCGAGGTGTTCGACTACCTCGACCGCGACATCAGCGAAGCCACCGTCGCCGTGCAGGGCTACGGCAACGCGGGCTGGATCGCGGCGAAGCTCGTCGACGAGCTCGGTGCCGACGTCGTCGCCGTCTCCGACTCCTCCGGTGCGGTCCACAAGGCTGACGGGTTCGACCCCGTCGCCATCAAGGACTTCAAGCGCGAGACGGGCTCCGTCTCCGGCTACGAGGACGCCGACGAGGAGTTCACGAACGAGGACCTGCTGACGATGGACGTCGATCTCCTCATCCCGGCGGCCCTGGAGAACGCCATCGACGAGGAGCTGGCCCGCGACGTGCAGGCCGACATCATCGTCGAGGCCGCGAACGGCCCGCTCACGCCCGACGCCGACGACGTGCTCACCGAGTCCGACGTGTGGGTCGTCCCCGACATCCTCGCGAACGCGGGCGGCGTCACCGTCTCGTACTTCGAGTGGGTCCAGAACCGCCAGCGGTTCTACTGGTCAGAAGAGCGCGTCAACGACGAACTGGAGACCATCATCGTCGACGCCTTCGACCGCCTGACCGAGGCCCACGAGTCCTTCGACACGCCGAACCTCCGCACCGCGTGCTACGTCAACGCCATCCAGCGCGTCGTCGACGCGTACCTGGATTCGGGCAACTGGCCCTGA
- a CDS encoding aldehyde dehydrogenase family protein, which yields MSQQATDTYQHYIDGEWTDGHGDETFESKNPATGETLGEFHRGTPEDVQEALEAADEAAEMWQAMSHIDRAEYLWDIYHELRERTDELGAVVTKECGKEISEGKADVVEAAHMVEWAAGDARHPKGDVVPSEIPSKDAYMRRKPRGVVGCITPWNFPVAIPFWHMAVALVEGNTVVFKPAEQTPWCAQIIAEMFVDAGIPDGVFNLVQGFGDAGAEIVDNDITDTVLFTGSAEVGHEVASKVGGMPGKLAACEMGGKNGIVVTEEADLDVAVHSAVMSSFKTTGQRCVSSERLIVHEDVYDEFKERYVEIAQDIAVGDPLDEDTFMGPAIEPGHVEKIGRHNEMAREEGANVLVDRFELDDDEIPEGHEDGHWVGPFVYEIEYDTDLRSIKEECFGPHVALLKYSGDIERAVEIHNDTPYGLAGAIISEDYRQINYYRDNAEIGLAYGNLPCIGAEVQLPFGGVKKSGNGYPSAREVIEAVTERTAWTLNNSKDIEMAQGLSADIKTGTDD from the coding sequence ATGAGCCAGCAGGCCACCGACACCTACCAGCACTACATCGACGGGGAGTGGACCGACGGTCACGGCGACGAGACCTTCGAGAGCAAGAACCCGGCAACGGGCGAGACACTGGGCGAGTTCCACCGCGGAACACCGGAAGACGTACAGGAGGCACTCGAGGCCGCCGACGAGGCCGCCGAGATGTGGCAGGCGATGTCCCACATCGACCGCGCGGAGTACCTCTGGGACATCTACCACGAGCTGCGCGAGCGCACCGACGAGCTCGGCGCGGTCGTGACCAAGGAGTGCGGCAAGGAGATCAGCGAGGGCAAGGCCGACGTCGTCGAGGCCGCGCACATGGTCGAGTGGGCTGCGGGCGACGCCCGCCACCCGAAGGGCGACGTGGTCCCCTCGGAGATTCCGAGCAAGGACGCCTACATGCGGCGCAAACCGCGCGGCGTCGTCGGCTGCATCACCCCGTGGAACTTCCCGGTCGCCATCCCGTTCTGGCACATGGCCGTCGCGCTAGTCGAGGGCAACACCGTCGTCTTCAAGCCCGCCGAGCAGACGCCGTGGTGCGCCCAGATCATCGCCGAGATGTTCGTCGACGCCGGTATCCCGGACGGCGTGTTCAACCTCGTGCAGGGGTTCGGCGACGCCGGCGCGGAGATCGTCGACAACGACATCACCGACACGGTGCTGTTCACGGGCTCCGCGGAGGTCGGCCACGAGGTCGCGAGCAAGGTCGGCGGAATGCCCGGCAAGCTCGCAGCCTGCGAGATGGGCGGCAAGAACGGCATCGTCGTCACCGAGGAGGCGGACCTCGACGTCGCCGTCCACTCCGCCGTGATGTCCAGCTTCAAGACGACCGGCCAGCGCTGTGTCTCCTCCGAGCGCCTCATCGTCCACGAGGACGTCTACGACGAGTTCAAGGAGCGCTACGTCGAGATCGCACAGGACATCGCCGTCGGCGACCCGCTCGACGAGGACACCTTCATGGGTCCCGCCATCGAGCCGGGCCACGTCGAGAAGATCGGCCGTCACAACGAGATGGCCCGCGAGGAGGGCGCGAACGTGCTCGTCGACCGCTTCGAGCTCGACGACGACGAGATCCCCGAGGGCCACGAGGACGGCCACTGGGTCGGCCCGTTCGTCTACGAGATAGAGTACGACACCGACCTGCGCAGCATCAAGGAGGAGTGCTTCGGCCCGCACGTCGCCCTGCTGAAGTACTCGGGTGACATCGAGCGCGCCGTCGAGATCCACAACGATACGCCGTACGGGCTCGCCGGTGCCATCATCTCCGAGGACTACCGCCAGATCAACTACTACCGCGACAACGCCGAGATCGGCCTCGCCTACGGCAACCTGCCCTGCATCGGTGCCGAGGTCCAGCTGCCCTTCGGCGGCGTCAAGAAGTCCGGCAACGGCTACCCGAGCGCCCGGGAGGTCATCGAGGCCGTCACCGAACGCACCGCCTGGACGCTCAACAACTCGAAGGACATCGAGATGGCACAGGGCCTGAGCGCGGACATCAAGACGGGCACGGACGACTGA
- a CDS encoding cupredoxin domain-containing protein, which produces MTTSRRELLAAAGTCIAVGLAGCNDGGSSDPATTAPSTTDSPLADATVEVDAEDFAPLRASVDPGDRVRWENVDATAHDVTPDTAVGGAVDWAFDGGTISAGGRLDRVFEERGVYAYRCSIHGREAMCGAVVVGDVSVYTALPCQD; this is translated from the coding sequence ATGACCACCTCGCGCCGCGAGCTCCTCGCCGCGGCCGGCACGTGCATCGCGGTGGGGCTGGCCGGCTGCAACGACGGCGGCAGCAGCGACCCCGCGACGACCGCACCGTCGACCACCGACTCGCCACTGGCCGACGCGACCGTCGAGGTCGACGCCGAGGACTTCGCGCCGCTGCGCGCCTCCGTCGATCCGGGCGACCGCGTGCGCTGGGAGAACGTCGACGCGACCGCGCACGACGTGACGCCGGACACGGCGGTCGGCGGCGCTGTCGACTGGGCGTTCGACGGCGGGACCATATCGGCGGGTGGAAGGCTCGACCGCGTGTTCGAGGAGCGCGGCGTGTACGCCTACCGGTGCAGCATCCACGGTCGCGAGGCGATGTGCGGCGCGGTCGTCGTCGGCGACGTGAGCGTCTACACCGCGTTGCCCTGTCAGGACTGA
- a CDS encoding HpcH/HpaI aldolase/citrate lyase family protein: protein MLRRSVLFSPGDRPELMRKAPGTGADTIVFDLEDAVAPARKAEARDAVRTVLADPEFEPDAEVCVRVNPVEGSGATADEDVEALFDGAGDDGPAARPDALMLPKCTDGDDLDGLDALVPGETPPVLALVESAAGVLHAESVAAAEATDALVFGAEDLSADIGATRTDDGTEVLYAREHVVLAAASAGVDAIDTVYTDFSDGEGLREETEFAIELGYDGKMAIHPSQVSVINEAFTPDADAVEWAERVLAATAEADEEDRGVFQLDGEMIDAPLIAQAERVVERARAGDDV, encoded by the coding sequence ATGCTCAGACGAAGCGTGCTGTTCTCCCCCGGCGACCGACCGGAACTGATGCGGAAGGCTCCCGGCACCGGTGCGGACACCATCGTCTTCGACCTCGAGGACGCCGTCGCACCGGCCCGCAAGGCCGAGGCCCGCGACGCAGTCCGGACGGTGCTGGCGGACCCCGAGTTCGAGCCCGACGCCGAGGTCTGCGTGCGGGTCAACCCCGTCGAGGGCTCCGGCGCGACGGCCGACGAGGACGTCGAGGCACTGTTCGACGGCGCGGGTGACGACGGACCTGCAGCCCGTCCGGACGCCCTGATGCTCCCGAAGTGCACCGACGGCGACGACCTGGACGGGCTCGACGCGCTGGTGCCCGGGGAGACGCCACCGGTCCTCGCGCTGGTCGAGAGCGCGGCCGGCGTCCTCCACGCCGAGTCCGTCGCCGCCGCCGAGGCCACCGACGCGCTGGTGTTCGGGGCGGAGGACCTCTCGGCGGACATCGGTGCGACCCGGACCGACGACGGGACGGAGGTGCTCTACGCACGCGAGCACGTCGTGCTCGCGGCCGCGTCAGCGGGTGTGGACGCCATCGACACCGTCTACACCGACTTCTCCGACGGCGAGGGGTTGCGCGAGGAGACGGAGTTTGCCATCGAACTCGGCTACGACGGCAAGATGGCCATCCACCCCTCGCAGGTGTCGGTCATCAACGAGGCGTTCACGCCGGACGCCGACGCCGTCGAGTGGGCCGAGCGCGTGCTCGCGGCGACGGCCGAGGCCGACGAGGAGGACCGGGGTGTCTTCCAGCTCGACGGCGAGATGATAGACGCTCCTCTCATCGCACAGGCCGAGCGCGTCGTCGAGCGGGCTCGTGCCGGGGACGACGTATAA